DNA from Candidatus Hydrogenedentota bacterium:
CGTTTCACTGTGAATTCCTCCGTAGGTTGTGATTAACTTACAGGGTATTCACTCCGATTCCAACTGGAACAAAACACAAGAAGGAAATTCATCGATGGTTTCATTGAGAACTATAATAAAAGGATGATTGAATTAGTAGGGCAACGAGAAACAACGAAAAATAGCAGGAAATAGGGAGAAGCGCCGGGATAAGTCGGCAAGATGTTGGGAGTGCAAGTCTTTCCGCCCCGGCGCATCTTCGACCTACAGTGAAGAGCAGGTATCACACTGTCCTCCGAGTCATGCCCGCCTTCGGCGCGTTTTCAACCCTCCTCCGGCGCGTCTTCGATCTGTGTCCTCGCAAGTGGGTATGGGAAGCGTTGACAGGTACAGGCTAGGTATTGAGCCGCAAAACGTTGCCGTCCGGCGTGCCGACGTAGTTCCCTGGACCGGAAGGCCACGCCGCCTGAATCGAAGTAGAAGCCCAAGGAAAACCAGGGGCGGCCACCTATAAAATAGGATCTCCTGTCCGCCCCTACGAGTTCCCTCGGGAAACCGTCTCTAATGTCGCCTCCGGCGAACTTGCAGTCCACTTTCGGCCGCCTTTCACTTCGTGGGTGATTGTGCCGCGAGGGAGCGGCAGTACCTGGCTCCGCCGTATCGAGTAGCTGGTTCCCACCACCTGCTCTAACCCCATACCCGGCAATCCCTTCCTTACCCAGCACTGCAACGTCCGCACCTAATCTATAGGGGAGGTCCATCAAACCCTCCCCATAACCGGACTCAATTTCAGGGAGGGAAAACTCCATGCAGACGACCCGACGCTACGACCCCACCAAAGACGCCAAGTTCCACGTTTCCATCGCGACGACCGTAGAAGGAACACGGTCCGCCGGAATGCACCTTGTCCTCTCGCGCGGTTCGACTCCCCGCCGTCACCGAACGTCTCTACTCCTCGAATCGAAACGAGTACACGTCCCCATCCGCCAGCACAAAGCGCAACCGCACCGGCTTCCCCGCCAGGGACGACACATCACTTCCGCCCTTCCACGACACGATCTGTTCCACGCTGTCGCCGTAGTGCTCCAGGCAATCCTCCAGCGAGAAGCCGGGCAGCGGCTTGCCATCCGCGTCCTGAATCTCCACGCGCAGGCTGCCCGCCGCGGAAGTGGCGTAGTTCACCGAAAGTTGTTTGCCGGAGAAGATCAGCGGCCTGCTGGTGAACGCGCCGCCTGACAGGGGAGCATTCAAGGAAGTGAATCCATCCAGGCGGATGGTATAGCGACGTTCCGCATGGGTCTCGTCCACCCAGGCGTGCTCGTTGAAGAGCATGGAGATTTCTTTCGGCGCGCCGGGAACGTCGGAAGCCGTCTCCCACAGGCCATAGGCCTGGTAATTGTCGCCATAGATCCAGCGGCCCTCGGCCTGTGGTCCCGGACGGAGAAAAGCCTCGTCCCAGCGCTTGAACGACTGGCCGTCGCGGCTGCTCATGAAAACGCCATCGGTCAAGTCGGTACCGCAGCGTTCGTCGGCCTTGATCAGGCGCGTGCGCAGTTCCACGGGGTCGAGTGACGCCACGTGCGTGTTCAGCGGGCGGGCCACATAGCGCGTGGGGAAGCCCATGAGTATATGGGGCGCGCGAAAATACGGCAGGACCTGGTTGGTGTACATCTGTTGCGGCGGCGAACCGGGATAGCTGAGCCCCACCGGCTCGGTCCAGGTCTCGAAGTCGGTGGAATAAGACACGCCGATAGAGCGGAGTCCCTTGAAATCGTCCTCGGAGAAATAGCGGACGTACATGATGTAGCGATGCTGGTCCGCATCCCAGAAACAGGTGTTATGTGAATCAAACGCGCCCTTGGAAACCACCGGTCCATCGCTCTTGCGTGTCCAGTGAATCCCGTCAGAAGATTTGAAGGTCCAGAGGCCCTTGCTCGTTACCGTGCCGCCAATAGCCTTGTAACGTTCCTCCGGCAGGCAATTCGGATTGGTGTCTTTGAACGGCGCGAAGTTGTGGGTCTCCGCGCTGCCCATCCAGATAATGTTGTTCTCCGTCGAGCCGTTCCACGGGAAAAGACCCAGCTTCGGTTTGGTCCACGCAATGCCGTCCACACTTTCGGCATAGCACACGACCTCCGCCTGCGCCTGACGCAGCGGCTGATCGTCTAGCAGGTAGCGGTGGCCGCGATAGTACATGCGGAAGATATCACCGTCCTGAAACACCGTCGTGTAACCGCTGGCATTGCCTTCCCATGGCTCGTCGAATTGGATGGCGATCTCGCGCCGCACGGGTTGATGGAGCTTGATTGCGGCGCCACCCTCCACGCGGTCGGCCAGGGCGAGGTCCACGAAGAGCTCCCGACGTGCGCCGATGTCAATCGGCTCTTCGGCGCGAGCGAAAACCGGAAGCGCCAATGCGAGGGCATACAGACCAAGCTGAAAAAATCGAAAGGGCATGGTAACTCCTTTGCGGCTTCGCGCCTTTGCGTGCGTCAATTTCCGATTCTCGCACGCAGAGCCGCGAAGACGCAAAGAGGTACAAATCACTACCGTCCCTCGTTGCACCGCGCGGACCAGGCCGTATACAGCGCGACAAGCTCGTCCAGCTTCTCCGGCTGCTCTTTCACCAAATCCTTCGTCTCGCCACGGTCCGTGGCAAGGTCGTACAGCGCCCAGGGGCCCTTCGGCACGGCGACAATCTTCCAGTCGCCTTTGCGGACCGCGCGGTGGCCGTTGAGCTCCCAGAATAGCGCCTCATGACCCGCGCGCTCCGCTCCAGCAAGAATCGGAGCCAGGCTCTTGCCCTCCACCGGCAAAATCTCGCGACCCTGATACTCGCTCGGATACGTGCCGCCCGCAAGCTCCAGCAGTGTGGGCATCATGTCCATCACATGCCCCACCTGCGGCGTGATCGTTCCCGGCTTCGCGATTCCAGCGGGCCACTTCACGATCAGCGGCGTGGAAATTCCGCCCTCGTAGTTGCTGATCTTGTAGCCCCGCAGGGGCGTGTTGCTCACATGGGCCCACTCCGGGCCATAGCCGCCGAAGGTATCCGCCGGACCCGGCATTACCCCGGGCACCAGGGGACGTGTCCGCGTGCCGTCCGTGCGCCAGGTCTCGCCGTCCTTATCGAGGTGAAAAGAGCCGTCCGCCGTCCCTTTCGGGTAAATATCGGTCGCGCCGTTGTCCGAGAGAAAGATCACGACCGTGTTCTCCTCGCGCCCGATCGTCTTCAGGCAGTCGAGGAGCCGGCCGATGTTCTGGTCCATGCAGTCGATCTGCGCCGCATAGACCGCCATGCGCTCCGCTTCCCAGTCCTGGTGCTCCGCCTCGGTCCACGGCGGCACGGCGGCATCGCGCGGCGGAATGGGGGAGTCGCCCAGAAGTCCCAGCTCGCCCAGGCGCTTCACCCGTTCCGCACGACACCGGTCCCAGCCCATCTCCCGGTAGCGCTTGCGATACTTCGCGATATCCTCCTCTTTCGCATGAAGCGGCCAGTGGGGCGCGGGATAGGCCGCGTAGAGAAAGAAGGGCTTGTCGATGGTCGCGGCTTCTTCCATGAACTGGATGGCGTAGTCCGTGTAGGCATCCGTCTTGTAAAAGCCCTCCTCCGGCGGTGTGAAGGGCTCCTTGTCCAGGAAGAAGTCCGCCGTGTTCACATTCTTGAAATAGTTGCCAGGCCCCTTCTGCGCCAGGGCGCACAACGCTCGATCGAAGCCCTCATAGCTCGCCGAGCGGTCGTCGGTCCACTTGCCCACCATCATCGTGCGGTAGCCCGCGAGTTGCAGTGCCTCGCCCAGGTTCACGCACTTGTCGTTGCGCAAGCCGTTCCACGTGTGTACACCCACCTGGTGATGATACAAGCCCGTTTTCAATGAAGCCCGCGTCGGCCCGCAGACGGATGCATTGTAGAACTGCGAGAAGCGCAATCCCTCCGCCGCCATGCGGTCCAGATTCGGCGTCTCGATTTCGCCGCCATAGCAGCCGATATCGGAGTAACCCATGTCATCCGCCACGATAAGCACGATGTTCGGGCGCGGCGCGGCGTGCGCGGCCGTGAGGGCAAACATAAGTACAGCGAGCAAGGTCGGCATAGCATGTTTCACAGGCAAGTTCCACAAGTCGAAAGGGTGAGTGACGGTCACACTGCAAGGTCCGGCTTCATGATAGCACCTCCGAAGGTGCGCATCACCATGCCGCATGATGTCCATTCGTGACTCCGGTTATTTGATCCAGCGACGCCCGTCTGGTTGAATAGCCCGTAGTTGTAGTTTCGACCGCGCAACGCATTGCGCGGCCAGCCCCTGGAGTACCTCATGATGCTCAAATCCATCGCACTCAGTCTCCTGTCCCTCTGCGCCACCGCCCAGGCCGCCGAACTCACCCGCGAAGAGGCCGCCACAGCCCTTCGCAAAGGCGTGGACTATTTCCGAACGCAAGTTTCCGAAGAAGGGGGCTACCTCTGGTGCTATGCCGCCGATCTCTCGGAGCAGGAGGGCGAGACGCCGGCCTCCGCCACGACGGTGTGGGTCCAGCCGCCCGGAACGCCGGCCGTGGGTCTGGCCTATCTGGCGATTCACGAGATGACGGGCGATGCCTACTACCTGGAAGCCGCGCGGGAGGTCGCCCTGTGCCTGGTACGTGGACAACTGGACTCCGGCGGTTGGGACTACCGCATCGAGTTTGACCCGGCGGAGCGCGCGAAGTACGCCTATCGGGTCGACAGTGCCACGCGAGCGCCGGACGCGAAGCCGCGCAATACAACGACCCTCGACGACAATGTGACCCAGGAAGCCCTCCGCTGCCTGATGTTGGTTGATCGCGCCCTCGACTTCAAAGACGAGACCATCCACGAGGCCGCGCGATACGCCCTGCGCAAGCTCGCAGAGGCCCAATACCCCAATGGCGCCTGGCCCCAGCGCTTTGCTGGTCCTTCCGATCCCGCGAAATTCCCTGTGAAGCCCGCGTCCTACCCCGAGAGCTGGTCGAGGACCTTCCCGAACGTGCCCTACAGCGATTTCTACACCTTCAACGACAACACCCTGGCCGACGTGATCGAGGTGATGTTTCTCGGTGCCGAAGTCTATCGGGACGAAGCCGCCGCGGCCTCGGCGCAGCGCGGGGGCGATTTCATGATCCTCGCCCAGATGCCCGATCCCCAGCCCGGCTGGGCCCAGCAATACGACGCCGAGATGCACCCCGCCTGGGCCCGCAAGTTTGAACCGCC
Protein-coding regions in this window:
- a CDS encoding arylsulfatase, whose amino-acid sequence is MFALTAAHAAPRPNIVLIVADDMGYSDIGCYGGEIETPNLDRMAAEGLRFSQFYNASVCGPTRASLKTGLYHHQVGVHTWNGLRNDKCVNLGEALQLAGYRTMMVGKWTDDRSASYEGFDRALCALAQKGPGNYFKNVNTADFFLDKEPFTPPEEGFYKTDAYTDYAIQFMEEAATIDKPFFLYAAYPAPHWPLHAKEEDIAKYRKRYREMGWDRCRAERVKRLGELGLLGDSPIPPRDAAVPPWTEAEHQDWEAERMAVYAAQIDCMDQNIGRLLDCLKTIGREENTVVIFLSDNGATDIYPKGTADGSFHLDKDGETWRTDGTRTRPLVPGVMPGPADTFGGYGPEWAHVSNTPLRGYKISNYEGGISTPLIVKWPAGIAKPGTITPQVGHVMDMMPTLLELAGGTYPSEYQGREILPVEGKSLAPILAGAERAGHEALFWELNGHRAVRKGDWKIVAVPKGPWALYDLATDRGETKDLVKEQPEKLDELVALYTAWSARCNEGR
- a CDS encoding polysaccharide lyase, which produces MMLKSIALSLLSLCATAQAAELTREEAATALRKGVDYFRTQVSEEGGYLWCYAADLSEQEGETPASATTVWVQPPGTPAVGLAYLAIHEMTGDAYYLEAAREVALCLVRGQLDSGGWDYRIEFDPAERAKYAYRVDSATRAPDAKPRNTTTLDDNVTQEALRCLMLVDRALDFKDETIHEAARYALRKLAEAQYPNGAWPQRFAGPSDPAKFPVKPASYPESWSRTFPNVPYSDFYTFNDNTLADVIEVMFLGAEVYRDEAAAASAQRGGDFMILAQMPDPQPGWAQQYDAEMHPAWARKFEPPAITGSESQGVMRSLLRVFELTGDKKYLEPIPRALAYYRASVLPDGQLARFYELQTNTPLYFTKDYQITYSDADMPTHYGFKTSNGLDQIEAEYQRLAAMPADAWTPVRLVQPAVAPPASDKLANSAAAIVKEQNEVGAWVEPAKANIQGKMAEGIPALYTDTYTRNILTLARFIAAK